From the genome of Halomonas sp. 1513, one region includes:
- a CDS encoding nitrate reductase subunit alpha, protein MSHFIDRLNFFRKAREPFANEHGETREESRGWEHSYRQRWQHDKVVRSTHGVNCTGSCSWKIYVKNGLVTWETQQTDYPRTRPDLPNHEPRGCPRGASYSWYLYSANRLKYPLIRKPLLKLWRDALEEKKDPVDAWASIVEDPAKTKQYKRARGMGGFVRANWDELNELVAASNVYTAKQYGPDRIIGFSPIPAMSMVSYAAGSRYLSLIGGVCMSFYDWYCDLPPASPMTWGEQTDVPESADWYNSGYIIAWGSNVPQTRTPDAHFFTEVRYKGTKTVSITPDYAEVSKLTDEWLSAKQGTDAALAMAMGHVILKEFHLDKPSTYFTEYVRQYTDMPCLVELEAREDGSYAPGRQLRASDFDASLGQANNPEWKTVAWDETRDQLVVPRGSIGFRWGETGAEVGKWNLEPLDAEGTEIKPLLSLADRHDDVARVAFPYFGGIEHEHFEHVKGEGVGAVDDLLFHNLPVKRMKKADGSEMLAVTVFDLMCANYGIDRGFTGPGDDDGATSYDQVRPYTPAWQEKITGVSAEQATRIAREFADNADKTRGRSMIIVGAGMNHWYHMDMNYRGLINMLVMCGCIGQSGGGWAHYVGQEKLRPQTGWTPLAFGLDWQRPPRHMNSTSFFYNHSSQWRYEKLEIKEILSPLAKAEDYPGSLIDFNVRSERMGWLPSAPQLGTNPLSLAKKAEAAGLSTQDYAVQQLKSGELRFASEDPDAPENFPRNMFIWRSNLLGSSGKGHEYMLKYLLGTRHGIQGKDLGDFGGHKPQEVKWHDEAPEGKLDLLVTLDFRMSTTCLYSDIVLPTATWYEKDDLNTSDMHPFIHPLTAATDPAWESRSDWDIYKGIAKAFSKACVGHLGEETDLVTLPHQHDSPAELAQPDVLDWKKGECEPIPGKTMPALIEVKRNYPETYERFTSVGPLLESIGNGGKGIAWNTESEVALLGNLNHRKQDGPHKGRPQIESAVDAAEMILTLAPETNGQVAVKAWGALSKITGRDHTHLAHPKQEEKIRFRDIVAQPRKIISSPTWSGLEDEHVSYNAGYTNVHEMIPWRTVSGRQQFYQDHAWMRAFGESLLVYRPPIDTKAAKGFKLPEDNGYPSKALNFITPHQKWGIHSTYSDNLMMLTLNRGGPVVWLSEPDAASIGVEDNDWIEVYNANGAIAARAVVSQRVKDGMVMMYHAQERNVNVPGSEITGTRGGIHNSVTRVCPKPTHMIGGYAQLSYSFNYYGTVGSNRDEFVLVRKMKHVDWLDEEGNDYVQEAVK, encoded by the coding sequence ATGAGTCACTTCATTGATCGGCTGAATTTCTTCCGCAAGGCGCGCGAGCCCTTCGCCAACGAGCATGGCGAGACTCGCGAGGAGTCGCGCGGCTGGGAACACAGCTATCGTCAGCGCTGGCAGCATGACAAGGTCGTGCGCTCCACCCACGGTGTGAACTGCACCGGCTCCTGCAGCTGGAAGATCTACGTCAAGAACGGCCTGGTCACCTGGGAGACCCAGCAGACCGACTACCCGCGCACCCGCCCTGACCTGCCCAATCATGAGCCGCGCGGCTGCCCGCGGGGTGCCAGCTACTCCTGGTACCTCTACAGCGCCAATCGCCTCAAGTACCCGCTGATCAGAAAGCCGCTGCTCAAGCTGTGGCGCGACGCCCTCGAGGAGAAGAAGGATCCGGTCGACGCCTGGGCCTCGATCGTCGAGGACCCGGCCAAGACCAAGCAGTACAAGCGCGCCCGCGGCATGGGCGGCTTCGTGCGGGCCAACTGGGACGAACTCAACGAGCTGGTCGCCGCCTCCAACGTCTACACCGCCAAGCAGTACGGCCCGGACCGTATCATCGGCTTCTCGCCGATTCCCGCCATGTCGATGGTCAGCTACGCCGCGGGCAGCCGCTACCTGTCGCTGATCGGCGGCGTCTGCATGAGCTTCTATGACTGGTACTGCGACCTGCCGCCGGCCTCGCCGATGACCTGGGGCGAACAGACCGACGTGCCCGAGTCCGCCGACTGGTACAACTCCGGCTACATCATCGCCTGGGGCTCCAACGTGCCCCAGACCCGGACCCCGGACGCCCACTTCTTCACCGAGGTGCGCTACAAGGGCACCAAGACCGTCTCGATCACCCCGGACTATGCCGAGGTCTCCAAGCTCACCGACGAGTGGCTCTCCGCCAAACAGGGCACCGATGCTGCCCTGGCCATGGCCATGGGTCACGTCATCCTCAAGGAGTTCCACCTCGACAAGCCCAGCACGTACTTCACCGAGTACGTGCGCCAGTACACTGACATGCCCTGCCTGGTAGAGCTTGAGGCCCGCGAGGACGGCAGCTATGCCCCGGGCAGGCAGCTGCGCGCTAGCGATTTCGACGCCAGCCTGGGCCAGGCGAACAACCCGGAGTGGAAGACCGTGGCCTGGGACGAGACCCGCGACCAGCTGGTGGTGCCCCGGGGGTCCATCGGCTTCCGCTGGGGTGAGACCGGTGCTGAGGTAGGCAAGTGGAACCTCGAGCCGCTGGACGCCGAGGGCACCGAGATCAAGCCACTGCTGAGCCTCGCCGATCGCCATGACGACGTGGCCCGGGTGGCCTTTCCCTACTTCGGTGGCATCGAGCACGAGCACTTCGAGCATGTCAAAGGCGAAGGCGTGGGAGCCGTCGATGACCTGCTGTTCCACAACCTGCCCGTCAAGCGGATGAAGAAGGCCGACGGCAGCGAGATGCTGGCGGTCACCGTGTTCGACCTGATGTGCGCCAACTACGGCATCGACCGTGGCTTCACCGGTCCCGGCGACGATGACGGTGCGACGTCCTACGACCAGGTTCGTCCCTACACCCCGGCCTGGCAGGAGAAGATCACCGGCGTATCCGCCGAGCAGGCCACCCGCATCGCCCGTGAGTTCGCCGACAATGCCGACAAGACTCGGGGCCGCTCCATGATCATCGTGGGTGCCGGCATGAATCACTGGTACCACATGGACATGAACTACCGCGGCCTGATCAACATGCTGGTCATGTGCGGTTGCATCGGCCAGAGCGGCGGCGGCTGGGCGCACTACGTGGGGCAGGAGAAACTGCGCCCGCAGACCGGCTGGACCCCGCTGGCCTTCGGCCTCGACTGGCAGCGCCCGCCGCGCCATATGAACTCCACCTCCTTCTTCTACAACCACTCCTCCCAGTGGCGCTACGAGAAGCTCGAGATCAAGGAGATCCTCTCCCCGCTGGCCAAGGCCGAGGACTATCCGGGCAGCCTGATCGACTTCAACGTGCGCTCCGAGCGTATGGGCTGGCTGCCCTCCGCCCCGCAGTTGGGCACCAACCCGCTGAGCCTGGCGAAGAAGGCCGAGGCTGCCGGACTGTCCACCCAGGACTATGCCGTTCAGCAGCTCAAGAGTGGAGAGCTGCGTTTTGCCTCGGAAGACCCGGATGCCCCGGAGAACTTCCCGCGCAACATGTTCATCTGGCGCTCCAACCTGCTGGGCAGTTCTGGCAAGGGTCACGAGTACATGCTCAAGTATCTGCTGGGCACCCGCCACGGCATCCAGGGCAAGGACCTGGGCGATTTCGGCGGCCACAAGCCGCAAGAGGTCAAGTGGCATGACGAGGCGCCGGAAGGCAAGCTCGACCTGCTGGTGACGCTGGACTTCCGCATGTCCACCACCTGCCTCTACTCGGACATCGTGCTGCCGACGGCCACCTGGTACGAGAAGGACGACCTCAACACCTCGGATATGCACCCCTTCATCCACCCGCTGACCGCGGCCACCGACCCGGCGTGGGAGTCGCGCAGCGACTGGGATATCTACAAAGGCATCGCCAAGGCGTTCTCCAAGGCGTGCGTGGGGCACCTGGGTGAGGAGACCGACCTGGTCACCCTGCCGCATCAGCATGATTCCCCGGCTGAGCTGGCCCAGCCTGACGTGCTGGACTGGAAGAAGGGCGAGTGCGAGCCGATCCCCGGCAAGACCATGCCGGCGTTGATCGAGGTCAAGCGCAACTACCCCGAGACCTATGAGCGCTTCACCTCCGTGGGTCCGCTGCTGGAGAGCATCGGCAACGGCGGCAAGGGCATCGCCTGGAACACCGAGAGCGAGGTCGCGCTGCTGGGCAATCTCAACCACCGCAAGCAGGACGGCCCGCACAAGGGACGCCCGCAGATCGAGAGCGCTGTCGATGCCGCCGAGATGATCCTGACCCTGGCGCCGGAAACCAACGGCCAGGTGGCGGTGAAAGCCTGGGGGGCGCTCTCCAAGATCACCGGGCGGGATCATACCCACCTCGCGCATCCCAAGCAGGAGGAGAAGATCCGCTTCCGCGACATCGTCGCCCAGCCGCGCAAGATCATCTCCAGCCCGACCTGGTCCGGCCTCGAAGACGAACACGTCTCCTACAACGCGGGCTATACCAACGTCCACGAGATGATCCCCTGGCGCACCGTCAGCGGCCGCCAGCAGTTCTATCAGGATCACGCCTGGATGCGTGCCTTCGGCGAGAGCCTGCTGGTCTATCGTCCGCCGATCGATACCAAGGCGGCCAAGGGCTTCAAGCTGCCCGAAGACAACGGTTACCCGAGCAAGGCGCTGAACTTCATCACGCCGCACCAGAAGTGGGGGATTCACTCCACCTACAGCGACAACCTGATGATGCTGACCCTCAACCGCGGCGGCCCGGTGGTCTGGCTCTCCGAACCCGATGCGGCGTCGATCGGGGTCGAGGACAACGACTGGATCGAGGTCTACAACGCCAACGGCGCCATCGCGGCGCGGGCGGTGGTCAGCCAGCGGGTCAAGGACGGCATGGTGATGATGTACCACGCCCAGGAGCGCAACGTGAACGTACCCGGCTCGGAGATCACCGGGACACGTGGCGGGATTCACAACTCCGTGACCCGGGTATGCCCCAAGCCGACCCATATGATCGGCGGCTACGCGCAGCTCTCCTATAGCTTCAACTACTACGGCACCGTCGGTTCCAACCGCGATGAATTCGTCCTGGTGCGCAAGATGAAGCACGTCGACTGGCTGGATGAAGAGGGCAATGACTACGTGCAGGAGGCGGTGAAATGA
- a CDS encoding nitrate reductase subunit beta, with protein sequence MKIRSQVGMVLNLDKCIGCHTCSVTCKNVWTSREGVEYAWFNNVETKPGIGYPKEWENQNKWKGGWMRRKDGKIEPRIGGKWRVLANIFANPDLPEIDDYYEPFTFDYQHLHTAKIGKHQPVARPRSLISGERMKKIEWGPNWEEILGTEFAKRRKDMNFEKVQADIYGQFENTFMMYLPRLCEHCLNPTCVASCPSGAIYKREEDGIVLIDQDKCRGWRMCISGCPYKKIYYNWKTGKSEKCIFCYPRIEAGQPTICSETCVGRIRYLGVLLYDADRIEEVASSPDERDLYHRQCEIFLDPNDPEVIAQAKADGVPDNVIAAAQASPVYKMAMEWGLALPLHPEYRTLPMVWYVPPLSPIQSAAEAGKIEFDGVMPKIESLRIPVRYLANMLTAGEEAPVVLALKRLMAMRLYMRGKHVDGKPNTEVLDDVELSEAQVEEMYRYLAIANYEDRFVIPTSHREMATEAFPERGGCGFSFGDGCHGESKPSLFNGRPQTTTLVKPVESYDPQHEGRREEQAEEVRHD encoded by the coding sequence ATGAAGATTCGTTCCCAGGTAGGCATGGTCCTGAACCTCGACAAATGCATCGGTTGCCACACCTGTTCGGTGACCTGCAAGAACGTCTGGACCAGCCGCGAAGGCGTCGAGTACGCCTGGTTCAACAACGTCGAGACCAAGCCCGGCATCGGCTATCCCAAGGAGTGGGAGAACCAGAACAAGTGGAAGGGCGGCTGGATGCGCCGCAAGGATGGCAAGATCGAGCCGCGCATCGGTGGCAAGTGGCGGGTGCTGGCGAATATCTTCGCCAATCCCGACCTGCCGGAGATCGACGACTACTATGAGCCGTTCACCTTCGACTACCAGCACCTGCACACCGCCAAGATCGGCAAGCATCAGCCGGTGGCGCGTCCGCGTTCGCTGATCTCCGGTGAGCGCATGAAGAAGATCGAGTGGGGGCCGAACTGGGAGGAGATCCTCGGCACCGAGTTTGCCAAGCGCCGCAAGGACATGAACTTCGAGAAGGTGCAGGCCGATATCTACGGCCAGTTCGAGAACACCTTCATGATGTATCTGCCACGGCTGTGCGAGCACTGCCTCAACCCCACCTGCGTGGCATCGTGCCCCTCCGGCGCGATCTACAAGCGCGAGGAGGACGGCATCGTCCTGATCGACCAGGACAAGTGCCGCGGCTGGCGGATGTGCATTTCCGGCTGCCCCTACAAGAAGATCTACTACAACTGGAAGACTGGGAAGTCCGAGAAGTGCATCTTCTGCTACCCGCGCATCGAGGCCGGCCAGCCGACCATCTGCTCCGAGACCTGCGTGGGGCGCATCCGCTACCTCGGCGTGCTGCTCTACGATGCCGACCGTATCGAAGAAGTGGCCAGCTCCCCGGATGAGCGCGACCTCTACCATCGCCAGTGCGAGATCTTCCTGGATCCCAACGACCCGGAGGTGATCGCCCAGGCCAAGGCGGACGGCGTACCGGACAACGTCATCGCCGCCGCCCAGGCGTCACCGGTCTACAAGATGGCCATGGAGTGGGGGCTGGCGCTGCCGCTGCATCCGGAATATCGCACCCTGCCGATGGTCTGGTACGTGCCGCCGCTCTCGCCGATCCAGTCTGCTGCCGAGGCGGGCAAGATCGAGTTCGACGGCGTGATGCCCAAGATCGAGTCGCTGCGCATTCCGGTGCGCTACCTGGCCAACATGCTCACCGCCGGCGAGGAGGCCCCCGTGGTGCTGGCGCTCAAGCGGCTGATGGCCATGCGCCTGTATATGCGCGGCAAGCACGTCGACGGCAAGCCCAATACCGAGGTGCTCGATGACGTCGAGCTCTCTGAGGCCCAGGTTGAAGAGATGTATCGCTACCTGGCCATCGCCAACTACGAGGATCGCTTCGTGATCCCCACCAGCCATCGCGAGATGGCGACCGAGGCCTTCCCCGAGCGTGGCGGCTGTGGCTTCAGCTTTGGCGACGGTTGCCACGGCGAGAGCAAGCCGAGTCTGTTCAACGGCCGGCCCCAGACCACCACTCTGGTCAAGCCAGTGGAATCCTA